A single region of the Manihot esculenta cultivar AM560-2 chromosome 12, M.esculenta_v8, whole genome shotgun sequence genome encodes:
- the LOC110627974 gene encoding LOB domain-containing protein 36, with translation MSTPNSPCAACKFLRRKCTQECVFAPYFPPDQPQKFANVHKVFGASNVAKLLNELNTAQREDAVNSLAYEAEARLHDPVYGCVGLISILQHRLKELQSDLYNAKKELSQYIGPQAMLPTLQSPAYMPHQHLSNPNASSMMQHGALPIMGIPCRPTNGGQLVMREPSQQQHQNQIFEAQQLAAALAAREQQDMFRAYEQQQEIVRLNRGFDAVDSGTTTGFNQITVAAMSPSLALGSFDTPYQVQQQQVDHPQHHQLEAQLFLLPQESQPQPHEQQQHSQQTQQQHQPSGSDEGGSIGLSC, from the coding sequence ATGTCAACACCCAACTCGCCATGTGCAGCCTGCAAGTTTCTGAGGCGGAAATGCACGCAAGAGTGCGTTTTTGCACCGTATTTTCCACCGGATCAGCCTCAGAAATTCGCCAATGTCCACAAAGTATTTGGGGCCAGCAACGTCGCTAAGCTTCTCAACGAGCTCAACACAGCACAACGCGAAGATGCTGTGAATTCCCTTGCCTATGAGGCCGAAGCTCGCCTCCACGATCCCGTCTACGGTTGCGTTGGCCTAATCTCGATCCTTCAACACAGGCTGAAGGAACTCCAGAGTGATCTCTACAACGCCAAGAAAGAGCTCTCACAGTATATTGGTCCTCAAGCAATGCTTCCGACTCTGCAATCTCCAGCGTACATGCCTCATCAGCATCTGAGTAACCCAAATGCGTCGTCTATGATGCAACATGGGGCGTTGCCGATAATGGGTATCCCTTGTAGACCAACGAACGGCGGGCAATTGGTTATGCGCGAGCCTTCGCAGCAACAACATCAAAACCAAATCTTTGAGGCTCAGCAATTAGCTGCTGCTTTGGCTGCAAGAGAGCAGCAGGATATGTTTAGGGCTTATGAGCAGCAGCAAGAGATTGTGAGGCTTAATAGAGGTTTCGACGCCGTGGATTCTGGTACAACCACCGGTTTTAATCAAATTACTGTTGCTGCTATGTCACCATCTCTTGCTTTAGGAAGCTTTGATACACCATACCAAGTTCaacaacagcaagtggatcatcCCCAACATCATCAGCTCGAAGCACAGCTTTTTCTTCTGCCACAAGAGTCACAGCCTCAACCCCATGAACAACAGCAACATTCTCAGCAAACCCAACAGCAGCATCAACCATCTGGAAGTGATGAGGGTGGAAGCATAGGCCTATCTTGTTGA